Proteins encoded in a region of the Elaeis guineensis isolate ETL-2024a chromosome 7, EG11, whole genome shotgun sequence genome:
- the LOC105048260 gene encoding LOW QUALITY PROTEIN: uncharacterized protein (The sequence of the model RefSeq protein was modified relative to this genomic sequence to represent the inferred CDS: inserted 2 bases in 2 codons; deleted 2 bases in 1 codon), which yields MLLSPGHSPRQISSPPASEKTLTLDPSTPASSSSAAASQPPGNPKRRPSVLDEDTYVAAIEKIIERDFFPDIPKLRDRLDWLEAVRSGDPVLIRDAQLKILERRAAATAGKTPSVAPDSTATGNRSRTPGSTFFPVPSATPFGSDQTPAVPLAPTDPATSDDPAADVDVSLTLDEFFRRYTSEDNDSFSKIMEKVNRKKRERYAYLLEGERETVKTLEDEKRDRITDGYGTSGQPASTLEGWKYTAKNLLMYDPADRGEVALTEEERAVRLKGLTKEISHSSTRFHGKLVTDSKPTKEEEAVAILYTPVPGTTPAGAAWPFADREAERWKKYDLEDLRKTPNPFYVESIKKSENGYSFVRTPSPAPGVDESPFMTWGXIDGTPLRLDPEETPVGIGGSSEGPHYRIPQPPSRDVKAHSLSREAARKLRERSKMFQKPPLPSPARGGSASPXVRTLSPAAQKFVRNAIAKSSRSVDESLRASYRGSSPLMSTPKERSRFSRDASLDQDLLQ from the exons ATGCTTCTCTCTCCGGGCCACTCCCCTCGCCAAATCTCTTCGCCCCCCGCCTCCgagaaaaccctaaccctagatccCTCTACGCCGGcatcctcctcctccgccgccgctTCCCAGCCTCCGGGAAACCCC AAGCGCCGCCCCTCCGTCCTCGACGAGGACACCTACGTGGCCGCGATCGAGAAGATCATCGAGCGCGACTTCTTCCCCGACATCCCCAAGCTCCGCGACCGCCTCGACTGGCTCGAGGCCGTTCGCAGCGGCGATCCCGTCCTCATCCGCGACGCCCAGCTCAAGATCCTCGAGCGGCGGGCCGCCGCCACCGCCGGCAAGACCCCCTCCGTCGCCCCAGACAGCACGGCCACCGGCAACCGCTCCCGGACCCCCGGTTCCACCTTCTTTCCCGTCCCTTCCGCAACCCCCTTCGGCTCCGACCAGACTCCGGCAGTCCCTCTCGCCCCCACGGATCCGGCCACGTCCGATGACCCTGCCGCCGACGTCGATGTCTCCCTCACGCTCGATGAATTCTTCCGCAGGTACACAAGCGAGGACAACGACAGCTTCTCGAAGATCATGGAGAAGGTCAATAGGAAGAAGAGGGAGAGGTACGCCTATCTGTTGGAGGGCGAGAGGGAGACAGTGAAAACCCTAGAGGATGAGAAGAGGGATCGGATCACCGATGGGTACGGCACGTCCGGTCAGCCAGCGAGCACGCTGGAAGGATGGAAGTACACGGCCAAGAATCTCTTGATGTACGATCCGGCCGATCGAGGGGAGGTAGCATTGACGGAGGAGGAGAGGGCTGTGAGGCTTAAGGGCTTGACAAAGGAGATCAGCCATTCCAGCACTCGGTTCCATGGCAAATTGGTGACGGATTCGAAGCCCACGAAGGAGGAAGAGGCCGTAGCAATCCTTTACACCCCAGTCCCTGGCACCACTCCAGCCGGTGCCGCTTGGCCTTTTGCAGATAGAGAAGCAGAGAGGTGGAAAAAATATGACTTGGAGGATCTGAGGAAGACCCCGAATCCGTTCTATGTGGAATCCATCAAGAAATCGGAGAACGGGTATAGTTTTGTCAGGACACCGTCTCCTGCCCCGGGTGTGGACGAATCACCATTCATGACATGGG AAATAGATGGGACACCACTGAGATTGGATCCTGAGGAGACACCAGTCGGCATTGGTGGGAGCAGTGAGGGACCCCACTATAGGATTCCACAGCCACCTTCTCGGGATGTGAAAGCCCATTCACTGTCAAGGGAAGCGGCACGAAAGCTGAGGGAGAGATCTAAGATGTTTCAGAAGCCTCCCTTGCCATCACCAGCTAGAGGGGGCAGCGCCAGCC GTGTGAGGACATTGTCACCAGCTGCACAGAAGTTTGTGAGGAATGCAATTGCGAAGTCTTCACGCTCTGTGGATGAGTCACTTCGTGCAAGTTATCGTGGTTCGAGCCCGCTCATGAGCACTCCAAAGGAAAGGTCAAGGTTCTCAAGAGATGCTAGTTTGGATCAAGATCTCCTTCAGTAA